In one window of Bradyrhizobium sp. AZCC 1721 DNA:
- the fabZ gene encoding 3-hydroxyacyl-ACP dehydratase FabZ: protein MEEAPVRFELVDINEILKTLPHRYPMLLIDRVIKIRTDYSGIGIKNVTFNEPPFLGHFPERPVYPGVMMIEAMAQTAGVIGIKSVEGTEKPRAVYFLTIDKCKFRKPVMPGDTIEYHMRSIGRRKAMWWFHGDAKVNGAVVAEADVGAMLTD, encoded by the coding sequence ATGGAGGAGGCACCGGTCAGGTTTGAGCTCGTGGATATCAACGAGATCCTCAAGACGCTCCCGCACCGTTATCCAATGCTGCTGATCGATCGGGTGATCAAGATCCGGACCGATTACAGCGGCATCGGCATCAAGAACGTTACCTTCAACGAGCCGCCGTTTCTCGGCCATTTCCCCGAACGTCCGGTCTATCCCGGCGTGATGATGATCGAGGCCATGGCGCAGACCGCCGGCGTGATCGGCATCAAGTCGGTCGAAGGCACCGAGAAGCCACGCGCGGTTTATTTCCTCACCATCGACAAGTGCAAATTCCGCAAGCCGGTGATGCCCGGCGACACCATCGAGTACCACATGCGCTCGATCGGCCGCCGCAAGGCGATGTGGTGGTTTCACGGCGACGCCAAGGTAAATGGTGCCGTGGTCGCGGAAGCCGACGTCGGCGCGATGCTGACGGATTGA
- the lpxD gene encoding UDP-3-O-(3-hydroxymyristoyl)glucosamine N-acyltransferase → MAQPIFFKQPPSSTLAELAALTGAVLVDPARDGDVIRGLASLDEAGPMHLAFFDNLKYADQLKATKAGACLVSPRFEAQVPAHVAVLRAAQPFRAFVKLAREWHADALRPQSWFDNDGIAPSAIIDPSAHLEDGVIVDPLAVIGPRVEIGTGTVIGAGAVIGADVKIGRDCNVGARTAIQFALIGNNVLIHPACSIGQDGYGFIFFGPEGHLKVPQTGRVLIQNDVEIGAGTCIDRGSLRDTVIGEGTKIDNQVQIGHNVTIGRHCLLAAQIGLAGSLTIGDNVALGAKVGINNHLKIGDGAQVTAMSAVKDDIPPNGRWGGHFAKPTKQWFREIVAVERLVQGGAVDPKGEGRE, encoded by the coding sequence ATGGCGCAGCCGATATTCTTCAAGCAACCTCCTTCCTCAACGCTGGCCGAGCTGGCCGCGTTGACAGGAGCGGTATTGGTCGACCCTGCGCGGGACGGTGACGTGATTAGGGGCCTCGCTTCGCTCGACGAAGCCGGTCCGATGCATCTGGCGTTCTTCGACAATCTCAAATACGCCGATCAGCTCAAGGCGACCAAAGCCGGCGCTTGCCTGGTCAGCCCGCGTTTCGAGGCCCAGGTGCCCGCCCATGTGGCGGTGCTGCGGGCGGCCCAGCCGTTCCGCGCCTTCGTGAAGCTGGCGCGCGAGTGGCACGCCGATGCGCTCCGCCCACAATCCTGGTTCGACAATGACGGCATCGCGCCATCGGCGATCATCGACCCGTCCGCCCATCTCGAGGACGGCGTCATCGTCGATCCGCTCGCGGTGATCGGCCCACGGGTCGAGATCGGCACTGGCACCGTAATCGGTGCCGGCGCGGTAATCGGCGCCGACGTCAAAATCGGCCGCGACTGCAATGTAGGTGCGCGCACCGCGATCCAGTTCGCCCTGATCGGCAACAACGTGCTGATCCACCCCGCCTGCAGCATCGGCCAGGACGGTTATGGCTTCATTTTCTTCGGCCCCGAGGGCCATCTGAAGGTGCCCCAGACCGGCCGCGTCCTGATCCAGAACGATGTCGAGATCGGCGCCGGCACCTGCATCGACCGCGGCAGCCTGCGGGATACCGTGATCGGCGAGGGCACCAAAATCGACAATCAGGTTCAGATCGGCCACAATGTGACCATCGGCAGGCACTGCCTGCTCGCGGCCCAGATCGGGCTCGCGGGCAGTCTGACGATCGGTGACAACGTCGCGCTGGGCGCCAAGGTGGGCATCAACAACCACCTCAAGATCGGCGATGGCGCGCAGGTGACGGCGATGAGCGCGGTCAAGGACGATATCCCACCCAATGGCCGCTGGGGCGGACATTTTGCCAAACCGACCAAGCAGTGGTTCAGGGAGATTGTTGCAGTGGAGCGGCTGGTGCAGGGTGGCGCCGTCGATCCGAAAGGCGAGGGGCGCGAGTGA
- the bamA gene encoding outer membrane protein assembly factor BamA, with protein sequence MMLGMRVRGGLLAALIMVAAPMGGVLVSVPAAAQTAASIVVEGNRRVEVETIRSYFKPGPGGRLGQAQIDDGLKALIETGLFQDVRINQVGGRLVVTVVENAVIGRIAFEGNKKVKDEQLSAEIQSKPRGTFSRPMVQSDAQRIAEIYRRSGRYDVRVTPEIIEQPNNRVDLIFTITEGGKTGVKSIEFIGNVAYSSYRLKDVIKTRESNLLSFLGGADVYDPDRVEADRDLIRRFYLKNGYADVQVVAALTEYDPEKKGFLVTFKIDEGQQYRVASVDFQTSIPTLDAASMRSFSRVSVGSVYNAEALEKSVEEMQIEASRRGYAFAVVRPRGDRNFEQHTVSIVFAVDEGPRTYIERINVRGNTRTRDYVIRREFDLSEGDAYNRALVDRAERRLKNLDFFKSVKILTEPGSSTDRVILIVDLEEKSTGDFSVSGGYSTTDGALAEVSISERNFLGRGLYAKAAVTYGQYARGGSLSFVDPYLFDYRVALGLDLFYREQLANSYIAYGTKTLGFSPRLGFTLREDLALQLRYSIYQQEISLPSTLANCNNNPANSLLAFNPSPAFAASQTPPIDLTSTNGLGCYFDGEASLPIRRELQSGKALTSSVGYSLNYNTLDNNKNPTDGLLIDWKQDFAGVGGDVKYIKSAIDAKYYTPLVADIVGLIHLQGGILNQFGGSELRMLDHFQMGPNLVRGFAPNGIGPRDLNPFGTRDALGGTKYWGASFELQMPFWFLPKEVGLKGSVYADAGGLFDYKGPTSWAATGEVNLPGCIPPTQATATTPASAGTCTGLQFDNGNVVRTSVGVGLIWASPFGPLRFDYAVPLTKGQFDRVQEFKFGGGTSF encoded by the coding sequence ATGATGTTGGGAATGCGAGTGCGGGGGGGTCTGCTGGCCGCTCTGATCATGGTGGCCGCGCCGATGGGGGGCGTGTTGGTGTCTGTGCCGGCTGCGGCCCAGACCGCGGCGTCGATCGTCGTTGAAGGGAACCGGCGTGTCGAGGTCGAGACCATCCGCTCCTATTTCAAGCCAGGCCCCGGCGGCCGCCTCGGGCAGGCCCAGATCGACGATGGCCTGAAAGCGCTGATCGAGACCGGCCTGTTCCAGGACGTGCGAATCAACCAGGTCGGCGGTCGGCTGGTCGTGACGGTCGTCGAAAACGCCGTGATCGGGCGCATCGCCTTCGAAGGCAACAAGAAGGTCAAGGACGAACAGCTTTCGGCTGAAATCCAGTCCAAGCCGCGCGGTACTTTCTCGCGTCCGATGGTTCAGTCGGACGCCCAGCGCATCGCCGAAATCTACCGGCGCTCCGGCCGCTATGACGTGCGCGTCACTCCGGAAATCATCGAGCAGCCGAACAACCGCGTCGATCTGATCTTCACGATCACCGAAGGCGGCAAGACCGGCGTCAAGTCGATCGAATTCATCGGCAACGTCGCCTATTCGTCCTATCGCCTCAAGGACGTCATCAAGACGCGCGAATCGAACCTTCTGAGCTTCCTCGGCGGCGCCGACGTCTATGATCCCGACCGGGTCGAGGCGGACCGCGATCTGATTCGCCGCTTCTACCTCAAGAACGGTTACGCCGACGTGCAGGTGGTCGCCGCACTGACCGAGTATGACCCCGAGAAGAAGGGCTTCCTCGTCACCTTCAAGATCGATGAGGGGCAGCAATATCGCGTTGCCTCCGTCGATTTCCAGACCTCCATCCCGACCCTCGATGCCGCCTCGATGCGCAGCTTCTCGCGCGTCAGCGTCGGCTCGGTTTACAATGCCGAGGCGCTGGAGAAATCCGTCGAGGAAATGCAGATCGAGGCTTCACGGCGCGGCTACGCCTTCGCCGTGGTGCGTCCGCGCGGCGATCGCAATTTCGAGCAGCACACCGTTTCGATCGTGTTCGCCGTCGACGAAGGCCCGCGAACCTATATCGAGCGCATCAACGTCCGCGGTAACACCCGTACCCGCGACTACGTGATCCGCCGCGAGTTCGACCTGTCCGAAGGCGACGCCTACAACCGTGCCCTGGTCGATCGCGCCGAGCGCCGGCTGAAGAACCTCGACTTCTTCAAGAGCGTGAAGATCCTGACCGAGCCCGGCTCGTCGACCGATCGCGTGATCCTGATCGTCGATCTCGAAGAAAAATCGACCGGCGACTTCTCGGTGTCGGGCGGCTATTCGACCACGGACGGCGCACTGGCCGAAGTCAGCATCTCCGAGCGCAACTTCCTCGGCCGCGGCCTGTATGCGAAGGCTGCTGTGACCTACGGTCAGTACGCGCGCGGCGGTTCGCTGTCGTTCGTCGACCCCTATTTGTTCGACTATCGCGTCGCGCTTGGCCTCGACCTGTTCTATCGTGAACAGCTCGCCAACAGCTACATCGCGTACGGCACCAAGACGTTGGGCTTCAGCCCGCGGCTCGGCTTCACCTTGCGCGAAGATCTCGCGCTTCAGTTGCGCTACTCGATCTATCAGCAGGAAATCTCGCTGCCGAGCACGCTCGCCAACTGTAACAACAACCCGGCGAACTCGTTGCTCGCCTTCAATCCAAGCCCGGCCTTTGCGGCGAGTCAGACTCCCCCCATCGACCTGACATCCACAAACGGTCTCGGATGTTACTTCGACGGCGAAGCTTCGCTGCCGATCCGCAGGGAACTGCAGAGCGGCAAGGCGCTGACCTCGTCGGTCGGCTATTCGCTGAACTACAACACGCTGGACAACAACAAGAACCCGACCGACGGCTTGCTGATCGACTGGAAGCAGGACTTCGCCGGCGTCGGCGGCGACGTGAAGTACATCAAGTCGGCGATCGACGCGAAGTACTACACCCCGCTGGTCGCCGATATCGTCGGCCTGATCCATCTCCAGGGCGGCATTCTCAACCAGTTCGGCGGCAGCGAACTGCGCATGCTCGATCACTTCCAGATGGGTCCGAACCTGGTGCGCGGTTTTGCGCCGAACGGTATCGGTCCGCGCGATTTGAATCCGTTCGGTACACGTGATGCGCTCGGCGGCACCAAGTACTGGGGCGCTTCGTTCGAATTGCAGATGCCGTTCTGGTTCCTGCCGAAGGAAGTCGGGCTCAAGGGCTCGGTCTATGCCGACGCCGGTGGACTGTTCGACTACAAGGGACCGACGTCGTGGGCGGCAACGGGCGAGGTCAACCTGCCTGGTTGCATCCCGCCGACGCAGGCGACGGCGACCACTCCGGCCAGTGCCGGAACTTGTACGGGATTGCAGTTCGACAACGGCAATGTGGTTCGCACCTCGGTGGGTGTCGGCCTGATCTGGGCCTCGCCCTTCGGTCCGCTCCGCTTCGACTATGCGGTTCCGCTTACGAAGGGCCAGTTTGACCGCGTGCAGGAATTCAAGTTTGGCGGTGGCACATCGTTCTAA
- the rseP gene encoding RIP metalloprotease RseP translates to MSEFFLSSFSTLGHGLIGYIIPFLFVLTIVVFFHELGHFLVARWAGVKVLTFSLGFGPELAGFNDRHGTRWKISAIPLGGYVKFFGDESEASTPASAESLARMSEEERAGSFHHKKVGARAAIVAAGPIANFILAIVIFTCLFTFFGKPSTTARVDKIEASSAAERAGFQVGDVVTAIDGKKIGSFSDMQRFVSVRAGETMTFTVKRGDSTLELKGTPELREVKDPFGNTQRLGILGITRATSPGEVTTEKVDPATAFWLGIKETWFVIEQTLAYIGNIFTGRASADQIGGPIRIAQISGQVATLGIIPLLHLAAVLSISIGLLNLFPVPLLDGGHLMFYTAEVLRGRPLSEKSQEYGFRVGLVLVLMLMVFAFYNDFHQVPWLRGLFGRS, encoded by the coding sequence ATGTCAGAGTTTTTTCTAAGCAGTTTCAGTACGTTGGGCCACGGGCTCATCGGCTACATCATTCCCTTTTTGTTCGTTCTGACCATCGTCGTGTTCTTCCATGAACTCGGCCACTTCCTGGTCGCCCGCTGGGCGGGCGTGAAGGTGTTGACGTTCTCGCTCGGGTTCGGGCCGGAACTTGCCGGCTTCAACGACCGTCACGGCACGCGCTGGAAGATTTCCGCGATCCCGCTCGGCGGTTACGTGAAGTTCTTCGGCGACGAATCGGAAGCTTCGACGCCCGCATCGGCCGAATCGCTCGCCCGCATGAGCGAGGAAGAGCGCGCCGGCAGTTTCCATCACAAGAAAGTCGGCGCGCGCGCAGCCATCGTGGCCGCCGGTCCGATCGCGAATTTCATTCTGGCGATCGTCATTTTCACCTGTCTCTTCACTTTCTTCGGCAAGCCGAGCACGACGGCACGCGTCGACAAGATCGAAGCCAGCAGCGCCGCCGAGCGGGCGGGCTTTCAGGTCGGCGACGTCGTCACCGCCATCGACGGCAAAAAGATCGGCAGCTTCTCCGACATGCAGCGCTTCGTGAGCGTTCGCGCCGGCGAAACCATGACCTTCACCGTCAAGCGGGGTGATTCCACGCTTGAATTGAAGGGCACGCCGGAACTGCGCGAAGTGAAGGATCCGTTCGGAAATACCCAAAGGCTCGGAATTCTCGGCATCACCCGTGCGACCTCGCCGGGCGAGGTGACCACCGAGAAGGTCGATCCGGCGACCGCATTCTGGCTCGGAATCAAGGAAACCTGGTTCGTCATCGAGCAGACGCTCGCCTATATCGGTAACATCTTTACCGGCCGGGCGAGCGCGGACCAGATCGGCGGGCCGATTCGGATCGCGCAGATTTCGGGGCAGGTGGCTACCTTGGGAATCATTCCGCTGCTGCATCTGGCGGCGGTGCTGTCCATCTCGATCGGGCTATTGAATTTGTTCCCGGTGCCCTTGCTCGATGGCGGTCACCTTATGTTCTACACGGCCGAGGTGCTCCGCGGGCGTCCATTGTCGGAAAAATCCCAGGAATACGGGTTCCGAGTCGGGCTGGTTCTGGTCCTGATGCTGATGGTGTTCGCCTTCTATAACGACTTCCATCAGGTGCCGTGGCTGAGGGGGCTGTTCGGGAGGTCGTAG
- the dxr gene encoding 1-deoxy-D-xylulose-5-phosphate reductoisomerase, producing the protein MSAVPLRNNKAAWSDARTVTVLGATGSIGDSTMDLLRGARDRYQVEALTANSNVEALARLAKEFGVRFAAIADPARLGELKDALAGTNIECGAGESAIIEAAARPADWVMAAVSGAAGLKPALAAVDRGAAVALANKECLVCAGDFFMQRAAKAGACILPADSEHNALFQALSSGNREELVRVIITASGGPFRTWAPADIEQATLEQALKHPNWSMGQKITIDSASMMNKGLEVIEASYLFALSADEIDVLVHPQSIIHGMVEFSDRSVVAQLGAPDMRIPIAHCLGWPDRIVGPSARLDLAKIGQLTFEAPDFERFPGLRLAYEALRTGRGATTVFNAANEVAVAAFIAGKIKFGSIARLVEATINDWIRAGNLAPLSSADDAISVDHNARNRAASLLPQIALKAS; encoded by the coding sequence ATGAGCGCAGTTCCATTGCGTAACAACAAGGCCGCTTGGTCGGATGCGCGCACCGTCACGGTATTGGGCGCCACCGGTTCCATCGGCGACAGCACCATGGATCTGCTGCGCGGCGCGCGCGACCGCTACCAGGTCGAGGCGCTGACCGCGAATTCCAACGTCGAAGCGCTGGCCAGGCTCGCGAAGGAATTCGGCGTACGATTCGCTGCGATCGCCGATCCCGCGCGCCTTGGCGAACTGAAGGATGCGCTGGCAGGCACGAACATCGAATGCGGCGCCGGCGAAAGCGCGATCATCGAGGCCGCCGCGCGTCCCGCCGACTGGGTGATGGCGGCGGTGAGCGGCGCGGCTGGGCTGAAGCCTGCGCTTGCTGCGGTCGACCGCGGCGCCGCCGTCGCATTGGCGAACAAGGAATGCCTGGTGTGTGCCGGCGATTTCTTCATGCAGCGCGCGGCGAAGGCCGGCGCCTGCATCCTCCCGGCAGATTCCGAACACAACGCGCTGTTTCAGGCGCTCTCTTCCGGCAATCGCGAGGAATTGGTGCGCGTGATCATCACCGCATCCGGTGGCCCGTTTCGCACCTGGGCGCCGGCCGACATCGAGCAGGCGACGCTTGAGCAGGCCTTGAAGCATCCGAACTGGAGCATGGGTCAGAAGATCACCATTGATTCGGCCTCGATGATGAACAAGGGCCTCGAAGTCATCGAAGCCTCCTATCTGTTCGCGCTCTCGGCCGACGAGATCGACGTCCTCGTGCATCCGCAGTCGATCATCCACGGCATGGTCGAATTCTCCGATCGCTCTGTGGTTGCGCAGCTCGGCGCGCCCGACATGCGCATCCCGATCGCGCACTGCCTTGGATGGCCCGATCGAATCGTTGGCCCGTCGGCCAGGCTGGACCTCGCAAAAATCGGCCAGCTCACGTTCGAGGCGCCGGACTTCGAGCGGTTCCCGGGCTTGCGGCTGGCCTACGAGGCGTTACGTACAGGGCGTGGCGCGACCACGGTATTCAACGCCGCCAATGAGGTGGCGGTGGCGGCGTTCATCGCCGGAAAGATCAAATTCGGGTCGATCGCGCGCCTCGTCGAAGCCACCATCAACGATTGGATTCGTGCCGGGAACCTTGCGCCTTTGAGCTCGGCGGACGACGCGATCTCCGTTGACCATAACGCGCGAAATCGAGCCGCCTCCCTATTGCCTCAAATTGCCTTAAAGGCATCCTAG
- a CDS encoding phosphatidate cytidylyltransferase translates to MTDPEPAPAAASAPDSRNLVMRIAAAAVLIPLAVAIAYAGGWLWAALVTLAAVGLFVEWLAIVGLAGATRVIVPGVAALALGGVCFAIGRLDAALIALGIGLVAVVSIAPERRNWAAAGFLYAAAAEIASVLVRLDSVKGFAALMFVLLIVWVTDSGGYFAGRGIGGPKLWPRVSPKKTWAGAVGGFAASLAVAGGFAAFGLGKMGPLLLLSAALSVVSQLGDLFESAVKRRFGVKDSSHIIPGHGGLMDRLDGFVAAVVVAALFGFLRGGADGVGRGLMVW, encoded by the coding sequence GTGACCGACCCCGAGCCCGCGCCGGCGGCAGCAAGCGCGCCCGATTCGCGCAATCTCGTGATGCGTATCGCCGCCGCCGCAGTGCTGATTCCGCTTGCGGTCGCCATCGCCTATGCGGGCGGCTGGCTGTGGGCCGCGCTGGTGACGCTGGCGGCCGTCGGCCTGTTCGTCGAATGGCTCGCGATCGTGGGCCTCGCCGGGGCAACGCGTGTGATCGTCCCAGGCGTGGCCGCGCTTGCGCTCGGCGGAGTTTGCTTTGCGATCGGCCGGCTCGATGCCGCCCTGATCGCGCTCGGCATCGGCCTTGTCGCGGTGGTATCGATCGCGCCGGAGCGGCGAAACTGGGCGGCAGCCGGATTTCTGTACGCGGCAGCGGCCGAAATTGCCTCGGTCCTGGTGCGTCTGGATTCCGTAAAGGGTTTTGCCGCCCTGATGTTCGTGCTGCTGATTGTGTGGGTGACCGACAGTGGAGGCTATTTCGCGGGCCGCGGTATTGGCGGACCAAAACTGTGGCCGCGCGTCAGCCCGAAAAAGACCTGGGCCGGCGCCGTCGGCGGTTTTGCCGCCAGTCTGGCCGTGGCAGGCGGGTTTGCCGCCTTCGGTCTCGGTAAGATGGGACCGTTGTTGCTGCTTTCGGCGGCCCTTTCGGTGGTTTCCCAGCTCGGCGACCTCTTCGAATCCGCCGTGAAGCGCCGTTTTGGCGTAAAGGACTCAAGTCACATCATTCCCGGCCATGGCGGACTAATGGACCGCCTGGACGGGTTTGTCGCAGCCGTTGTCGTGGCGGCACTTTTCGGCTTTCTGCGGGGCGGCGCCGATGGCGTCGGTCGCGGTCTTATGGTTTGGTGA
- a CDS encoding isoprenyl transferase, with product MPNAAAPATEGPDRSVPLHVAIIMDGNGRWAAARGLPRAEGHRRGVEALRRVVRAAHELGVLYLTIFSFSSENWSRPATEIGDLFGLLRRFIRNDLATLHRDGVRVRVIGEREGLEPDICTLLNEAEELTRGNTKLNLVVAFNYGSRQEIAGAAQRLAREVAEGKRDPASIDADTLGRYLDAPDIPDPDLIIRTSGEQRLSNFLMWQAAYSELVFVPIHWPDFDKAALESAIAEYARRERRFGGLVAKTGS from the coding sequence ATGCCGAACGCCGCCGCCCCCGCCACGGAAGGACCGGATCGCTCCGTCCCGTTGCATGTGGCGATCATCATGGACGGAAATGGGCGCTGGGCGGCAGCGCGCGGCTTGCCGCGCGCCGAAGGCCACCGCCGCGGCGTCGAGGCGCTGCGCCGCGTCGTTCGCGCCGCCCATGAACTCGGCGTGCTCTATCTGACGATCTTTTCGTTCAGCTCCGAAAACTGGTCGCGGCCGGCGACCGAAATCGGCGATCTCTTTGGATTGCTCCGCCGCTTTATCCGCAACGATCTGGCGACGCTGCACCGCGACGGCGTGCGCGTGCGCGTAATCGGTGAACGAGAGGGGCTGGAGCCCGATATCTGCACGCTCTTGAACGAGGCCGAGGAACTGACGAGAGGTAACACCAAGCTCAATCTCGTAGTCGCGTTCAACTACGGATCGCGCCAGGAAATTGCCGGCGCTGCCCAACGGCTGGCGCGTGAAGTCGCGGAGGGCAAGCGCGATCCCGCCTCGATCGATGCCGATACGCTCGGCCGCTATCTCGATGCACCTGACATTCCCGATCCCGACCTGATCATCCGCACCAGCGGCGAACAGCGGCTGTCGAACTTCCTGATGTGGCAGGCGGCCTATAGCGAACTTGTATTCGTGCCGATCCACTGGCCCGATTTCGACAAGGCCGCGCTCGAAAGCGCCATTGCCGAATATGCCAGACGGGAACGCCGCTTCGGCGGTCTGGTTGCGAAAACCGGATCGTGA
- the frr gene encoding ribosome recycling factor, whose protein sequence is MPTPGFDINELKRRMQGATHALKHELGGLRTGRAAASMLEPVQVEAYGSHMPLNQLATVSVPEPRLLSVQVWDKSMVKAVEKAIVDSNLGLSPATEGQVLRLRIPELNEERRKELVKVAHKYAEAAKVAVRHVRRDGLDIVKKLEKNHEISEDDQERLAHDVQKATDSTIAEIDQLLAAKEKEILTV, encoded by the coding sequence ATGCCCACGCCCGGTTTTGACATCAACGAATTGAAGCGCCGCATGCAAGGCGCCACTCACGCGCTCAAGCACGAGCTCGGTGGCCTGCGAACCGGCCGCGCGGCAGCGTCCATGCTGGAGCCGGTGCAGGTCGAGGCCTACGGCTCGCACATGCCGCTCAACCAGCTCGCCACGGTCAGCGTGCCCGAGCCGCGCCTGCTTTCCGTCCAGGTGTGGGATAAGTCGATGGTGAAAGCCGTGGAGAAGGCGATCGTCGATTCCAATCTCGGCCTCTCGCCCGCGACCGAAGGGCAGGTGCTGCGCCTGCGGATTCCCGAGCTTAACGAGGAACGGCGCAAGGAACTGGTGAAGGTCGCGCACAAATACGCCGAGGCCGCCAAGGTTGCCGTTCGCCACGTCCGTCGCGACGGCCTGGATATCGTCAAGAAGCTCGAGAAGAATCACGAGATTTCCGAAGACGATCAGGAGCGCTTGGCCCATGACGTGCAGAAGGCGACCGATAGTACAATTGCGGAAATCGATCAGTTGCTGGCGGCGAAGGAAAAGGAAATCCTCACCGTTTGA
- the pyrH gene encoding UMP kinase: MAEPVYRRVVIKLSGEYLAGSHFFGIDQPTVDRIADDLIAAHKLGVEVAVVIGGGNIVRGVEVSSRGVSRPTGDTMGMLATVMNCLALEAAIERKGAPARTLSAFVMPEISEVFTRGAAHKYLAEGRIVLLGGGTGNPFFTTDTTAVLRAAEIGAEAVLKATNVDGVYSADPKKDPSAKRFDRLTHSQAIAGDYKVMDATAFALARETSLPIIVFSIAEPGSIGAILRGTGHGTVVAG; the protein is encoded by the coding sequence ATGGCTGAGCCGGTCTATCGTCGCGTCGTGATCAAGCTCTCGGGCGAGTATCTCGCAGGTAGCCATTTCTTCGGCATCGACCAGCCAACCGTTGACCGCATCGCCGACGACCTGATCGCGGCCCACAAGCTCGGCGTCGAGGTGGCCGTCGTGATCGGCGGCGGCAACATCGTTCGCGGCGTGGAAGTGTCCTCGCGCGGCGTTTCGCGCCCGACCGGTGACACCATGGGCATGCTAGCCACCGTGATGAACTGCCTGGCGCTGGAGGCTGCCATCGAGCGCAAGGGGGCGCCGGCGCGGACCCTGTCGGCGTTCGTAATGCCTGAGATTTCCGAGGTCTTCACCCGCGGTGCAGCGCACAAATACCTCGCCGAGGGGCGTATCGTGCTGCTGGGTGGCGGAACCGGCAATCCGTTCTTCACCACCGATACCACGGCAGTGCTGCGGGCGGCCGAAATCGGCGCTGAGGCGGTGCTCAAGGCCACCAATGTCGACGGCGTTTACAGCGCCGACCCCAAAAAGGACCCGTCCGCCAAGCGTTTTGATCGGCTGACGCATTCGCAGGCGATCGCCGGCGACTACAAGGTGATGGACGCGACTGCATTCGCGCTTGCCCGCGAGACGTCACTGCCTATCATCGTATTCTCGATCGCCGAGCCGGGTTCGATCGGCGCGATCCTGCGCGGCACCGGCCACGGCACGGTGGTTGCCGGCTGA
- the tsf gene encoding translation elongation factor Ts: protein MATITAAMVKELRESTGAGMMDCKAALTETSGDMQGAQDWLRKKGLSKAAKKAGRVAAEGLIGAVTSGTKGVVVEVNSETDFVARNEQFQGLVKMIAQVALDVGADVEKIKAAKVGSVTVETAISDAIATIGENMTLRRAASLEVGKGVVSSYIHGAVIDGAGKMGVLVALESTGKSDELAHLGRQLAMHVAATNPQALDPSGLDPEIVKREKDVLADKYRQQGKPENVIEKIVESGLKTYYKEVCLLEQAFIHDEKGKSVAQALKEAEGKIGAPVKIAGFVRYALGEGIEKQESDFAAEVAAASGKK from the coding sequence ATGGCAACGATCACTGCGGCAATGGTCAAGGAACTGCGCGAGTCGACTGGCGCGGGCATGATGGACTGCAAGGCAGCGCTCACCGAAACTTCGGGCGACATGCAGGGCGCCCAGGATTGGCTGCGCAAGAAGGGCCTCTCGAAGGCCGCCAAGAAGGCCGGCCGCGTCGCGGCGGAAGGCCTGATCGGAGCGGTGACGTCGGGCACCAAGGGCGTCGTGGTCGAAGTCAATTCCGAGACCGATTTCGTCGCCCGCAACGAGCAGTTCCAGGGCCTCGTCAAGATGATCGCGCAGGTCGCGCTCGACGTCGGCGCCGACGTCGAGAAGATCAAGGCGGCGAAGGTCGGCAGCGTCACCGTCGAAACCGCGATTTCGGACGCGATCGCCACCATCGGCGAGAACATGACGCTGCGCCGCGCGGCTTCCCTCGAAGTCGGCAAGGGCGTGGTGTCGAGCTACATCCATGGCGCCGTGATCGATGGCGCCGGCAAGATGGGCGTGCTGGTCGCGCTTGAATCCACCGGCAAGTCCGATGAACTCGCGCATCTCGGCCGGCAGCTTGCGATGCATGTGGCTGCGACCAATCCGCAGGCGCTGGATCCGTCCGGCCTCGACCCCGAGATCGTGAAGCGCGAAAAGGACGTGCTGGCCGACAAGTATCGCCAGCAGGGCAAGCCGGAAAACGTGATCGAGAAGATCGTCGAGTCCGGCCTGAAGACCTATTACAAGGAAGTCTGCCTGTTGGAGCAGGCGTTCATCCACGACGAAAAGGGCAAGTCGGTCGCGCAAGCTCTGAAGGAAGCCGAAGGCAAGATCGGCGCGCCGGTGAAGATTGCCGGATTTGTGCGCTATGCTCTCGGCGAGGGAATCGAAAAGCAGGAATCCGATTTCGCAGCCGAAGTCGCGGCGGCCAGCGGCAAGAAGTAA